From the genome of Uranotaenia lowii strain MFRU-FL chromosome 1, ASM2978415v1, whole genome shotgun sequence, one region includes:
- the LOC129740174 gene encoding uncharacterized protein LOC129740174 isoform X4, translating into MHDTMSKDLDSDTESEVAASVQSSNHNNESGPLDPDNDIKQDMDSDMREDTPIPIPDTDNFSDSDSMDSSILSNSVRLSVNGDASGRPAPVANSESSLPPSTPLDQNETSQHSQQSQPISSAPSSPLHKSNSNPDASLNPPAPATQPAPLKTILTIRPPSALTAPSISHHNNTGGSSSGGSGGSSPVKRYRHQMFSKNIYIGTKNAEKWDTLRNVLQFKNDVEFVSFLLRMAELDVRKRKLRASSNGVNDSLEQQESPRPIPPSALSSSKQDKPGIKKTKRVQFHDSVNIINDGSSSSTTTTTTTTSLRPPDNGGGVFDFHEDDDDTEEGGNIDFRRRRGRGLQRQMRSPSPPRQSERGDGGDDAGAGSGEDDDDDEQYIVQNIIKKLPGRLGQGNEVQQDSISSTIGSDDSLNTETEVLDYRIAEKIKTELEEKQKMVRKPFGEELPSTSNFSEHSDRPSDDEAYESKVDIKKIDIRKAPFDPKLGSSRKMKREAGSVDLRIEYEEQEYNPFLGEDRKPFLPPLKKPRKTPTTKNKACTGCNLKHGTDPCPLDTPMAVINNKIELSEWIEQNEDLIKKHKIVLKPENPEDMDDDDSNYDDDEDDDEGDENGENQFEDKLDILPSYSETSLPPEFELRLAPFSTTMNPGATAISTNGVPLNMDPNESSSSSLQQQQTGEQLPQAVAAAAVTNSVNHGLSIYTKIFIPKYTQMGPVIGQVVKETEIQDDCNMRYMYETFNGTKSTYVSMENKNISNWLRYLRPARHRDQKNCVLKVRDGQIVFVTSTDLDPGTELLYWSDDTNSAWGKKKMEKTNCGGCNLRFDHPLYYRTHCSVFHDPAFSLTIRKYHCKVCGIAVLGKENIMKHAEKMHDGKGAYQCQFCQKFFLRLNYLEMHRTYGCSMNPQRARPLCDFCGRKFCQPQKLKVHIKRMHSDMAEVLRDFQCKLCSKLLGSRAALQRHSKEVHNRNSAVVSCPRCQKLFQNRSNLKIHMLTHSGVRPFKCAENECSAAFTTKQCLQFHYKKVHGYTQEQMPKIERSVAYTFDAYSGDGLQRRQRRKLEPGEEGSEKRKRVPKELAGNILKTKNILESFNEMCKNDSNLSLLSTKISSILNGNLKDFTKVPPGMHGMDMEGVLKEEMNEEMDSNDCGERDERLEAIQRHLNQPLSEEKHAEFSQLHSRLANISNQAEQNSLHYKIPCGEDEKPVVDTDGFGDLNALATTQKYKEFMNQENPGLVISKGSKKWISDNDHIPDQANPENMLAANRDFLTKLIMNGNVGHSASQQHTVDDDEDDDDNSTILDVVDSNNQNQQNANAQQQNQQQNQQQQQQQQQQYTSSFGSLNSSLPDLPAFQSHTFPSHFNHQSLLGSFYNNNSGLTGRNGINTSASMLVEAALNSVSNIINEAEMNNTNTNNNENQDLHIGGIDGTGGSASSNNLQNDSFNSSCNNNAVDDLKLMKSHNFPLPMNSMSQFSSNSPDDASTIQERSEIEVVRPKSPRDKLSNYGDTDIMGYEGQQHQQSTPQSTPHKHNPSVESVQSTLSPEHNDFNYSNTSTSQRQQQQQQSQIANNSPARSSSRQIYAEHDLISPASTPSLPRYDFGSDNNNSYARRQEKTISSLALENFEANLKSNHHMQHLSSDEDSSIVIAENLSVNSDTKMKITNQSATADFMASNSGSTSNKYDTGRNNALGSELSTDLRLKYNHEPSVDLPDFRPSGSMNENSDFQGIDMTSRTGLPSSYSHSNFQVPGTGSNPNFNRYHHHIYDILSDREQQHQHQQQQQQEFQLQQQQQQQQQQQQMQHMIQDHIAQDSEPDQPASVDLSRTSNYLMPSPPSPAIPYSHPHPDMIRMVSLDLSSNSGSNMIVGNTPHHVRHPSFLSSQIQHSNRDSLPDHHRLLASEQLAATNHRLLVDPAAHLIFEQNNRLLAETPGPAPPPPRHVVSPQRGFGAYHHHHHHQVGSSNYHHHSVKQNLTSPPLNQHAAAAAAAANYHPFPSYY; encoded by the exons ATGCACGATACAATGTCCAAGGATCTGGACAGCGATACGGAATCGGAAGTGGCGGCCAGCGTCCAGAGCAGTAATCACAACAACGAATCTGGCCCGCTGGACCCCGACAATGATATCAAACAGGATATGGATTCGGATATGCGGGAGGACACTCCCATTCCGATCCCGGATACGGACAATTTCAGCGATTCGGACAGCATGGATAGCAGCATCCTGAGCAATTCCGTCAGACTGTCCGTCAATGGCGACGCTTCCGGGCGCCCCGCCCCAGTTGCCAATTCCGAAAGCAGCCTTCCACCGAGCACTCCCCTGGACCAGAACGAAACCTCCCAGCATTCGCAACAATCGCAGCCCATAAGTTCCGCTCCTTCTTCTCCACTCCACAAATCCAACAGCAATCCAGATGCCTCCCTGAACCCACCGGCTCCCGCTACACAACCCGCTCCCCTCAAAACTATCCTTACGATTCGGCCGCCATCGGCCTTAACGGCTCCTTCAATCAGCCACCACAACAACACTGGCGGAAGTAGCAGTGGAGGTTCCGGAGGAAGCAGTCCGGTCAAACGGTATCGGCATCAGATGTTTAGTAAAAATATCTACATCGGAACGAAAAATGCGGAGAAGTGGGATACCCTGAGGAATGTGCTGCAATTCAAAAACGATGTGGAGTTTGTGAGCTTTCTGCTGCGGATGGCGGAACTGGATGTGCGGAAGCGGAAGCTCAGGGCATCATCAAACGG TGTTAACGACAGTCTGGAGCAGCAGGAAAGTCCCCGGCCTATTCCTCCGAGTGCCCTCAGTAGTTCCAAGCAGGACAAGCCTGGCATCAAGAAAACCAAAAGAGTACAATTCCACGATAGTGTAAATATTATCAACGACGGTAGCAGCAGCAGTACAACTACCACGACGACCACCACCAGTCTGCGGCCACCGGATAACGGTGGTGGTGTATTCGACTTCCACGAAGATGACGACGACACCGAGGAAGGTGGTAACATTGACTTCCGTAGACGGAGGGGACGAGGTCTTCAGCGGCAGATGCGATCGCCGAGCCCACCGAGGCAGAGTGAGCGTGGGGACGGTGGGGATGATGCGGGTGCTGGGTCAGGCgaagacgatgacgatgatgaacaGTACATAGTGCAGAACATAATCAAGAAGCTTCCGGGAAGGCTGGGACAAGGCAATGAAGTGCAACAGGATTCGATTAGCAGTACGATCGGTTCGGATGATTCATTGAATACGGAAACCGAAGTGCTCGATTATCGTATAGCGGAGAAAATCAAAACGGAGCTGGAAGAGAAACAGAAGATGGTGAGGAAGCCGTTCGGTGAAGAGCTTCCATCAACTTCGAACTTTTCGGAGCATTCGGATCGCCCGTCGGATGATGAGGCGTACGAAAGTAAGGTAGATATAAAAAAGATAGACATTCGTAAGGCACCGTTTGACCCGAAGCTCGGTAGCAGTAGGAAAATGAAACGGGAAGCAGGATCGGTAGATCTACGTATCGAGTACGAAGAACAAGAGTACAATCCGTTTTTGGGTGAAGATCGTAAACCATTTTTACCACCGCTTAAAAAACCTAGAAAGACACCGACAACGAAAAATAAAGCATGCACCGGGTGTAACTTGAAGCATGGAACCGACCCATGTCCCCTCGATACACCGATGGCAGTTATCAACAATAAAATCGAGCTTAGCGAATGGATAGAGCAGAACGAAGATTTGATCAAAAAGCACAAAATCGTGCTGAAACCGGAGAATCCGGAGGATATGGACGATGACGACAGTAACTACGACGACGATGAAGACGATGACGAAGGAGATGAAAACGGGGAAAACCAATTCGAAGATAAATTGGACATCTTACCTTCGTACTCGGAAACGTCGTTACCACCTGAATTCGAACTGCGACTGGCACCGTTTTCAACAACTATGAACCCGGGCGCGACAGCAATTAGTACGAATGGTGTACCTCTCAACATGGATCCCAACGAATCGTCTTCCTCGAGTCTTCAACAACAGCAAACGGGTGAACAACTTCCTCAGGCAGTTGCTGCTGCAGCGGTCACTAATTCGGTGAACCACGGCTTGAGCATCTACACGAAAATCTTCATACCCAAATACACCCAGATGGGTCCGGTCATTGGGCAGGTGGTGAAAGAAACGGAAATCCAGGACGACTGCAATATGCGTTACATGTACGAAACCTTCAACGGCACCAAGTCCACCTACGTGAGTATGGAGAACAAGAACATTTCCAACTGGTTGCGATACCTTCGGCCGGCGCGTCATCGGGATCAGAAGAATTGCGTTTTGAAGGTACGCGACGGACAGATAGTGTTTGTGACCAGTACGGATCTGGACCCGGGTACTGAGTTGCTGTATTGGAGCGACGACACAAATTCAGCTTGgggaaaaaagaaaatggaaaagaCGA ATTGCGGTGGATGTAACTTGCGGTTCGACCATCCGCTGTATTACCGAACGCACTGTTCGGTCTTCCACGATCCGGCGTTCAGTTTAACGATCCGAAAGTATCACTGCAAGGTGTGCGGAATCGCCGTACTCGGAAAGGAGAACATCATGAAGCACGCCGAGAAGATGCACGATGGCAAAGGTGCCTATCAGTGCCAATTTTGTCAGAAG TTCTTCCTGCGACTCAACTACCTGGAAATGCATCGTACTTATGGTTGTAGCATGAATCCGCAGCGGGCACGACCTCTGTGCGACTTCTGTGGTCGCAAGTTTTGTCAACCACAGAAGCTGAAAGTTCACATCAAACGGATGCACAGCGACATGGCCGAGGTATTGCGCGACTTCCAGTGTAAGCTGTGCAGCAAACTACTTGGTTCCCGTGCTGCCTTGCAGCGTCACTCCAAAGAGGTTCACAATAGAAATTCGGCCGTCGTTAGCTGCCCCCGATGTCAAAAACTGTTCCAGAACAGAAGTAACCTCAAGATACACATGTTGACCCATTCCGGGGTTAGACCGTTCAA GTGCGCGGAGAACGAGTGTTCGGCAGCCTTTACGACCAAGCAGTGTCTGCAGTTCCACTACAAGAAGGTTCACGGATATACGCAGGAGCAGATGCCGAAAATCGAGCGCAGTGTGGCGTATACTTTTGATGCATATTCTGGTG ATGGGCTGCAGCGGCGTCAGCGCAGGAAGCTGGAACCCGGCGAGGAAGGATCAGAGAAGAGAAAACGAGTACCGAAGGAGTTAGCAGGCAACATCCTGAAGACGAAGAACATTCTAGAGTCGTTTAATGAGATGTGCAAGAATGACTCTAACCTGTCGCTCTTgtccacaaaaatttcatcgatTCTGAATGGAAATCTCAAGGATTTCACCAAAGTGCCACCCGGAATGCACGGAATGGATATGGAAGGAGTCCTCAAGGAAGAAATGAACGAGGAGATGGATTCTAATGACTGCGGCGAGCGCGACGAACGGCTGGAAGCGATCCAGCGTCATTTGAACCAACCACTGTCCGAAGAAAAACATGCAGAATTTAGTCAGCTTCACTCGCGGCTAGCAAACATATCAAATCAAGCAGAGCAGAACTCACTACACTACAAAATACCTTGTGGCGAGGACGAAAAACCGGTCGTTGATACGGATGGGTTTGGAGATTTGAACGCACTGGCAACTACACAGAAATACAAAGAGTTCATGAACCAAGAAAATCCAGGCTTAGTGATCAGCAAAGGTAGCAAGAAATGGATCAGTGACAACGATCATATTCCGGACCAAGCAAATCCGGAAAATATGCTCGCAGCCAATAGAGACTTTCTAACAAAGTTGATAATGAACGGAAATGTTGGACACAGTGCTTCTCAACAACATACGGTAGACGACGACGAAGATGATGACGACAATTCAACCATCTTGGACGTGGTAGATTCCAACAACCAGAACCAACAAAACGCCAATGCGCAACagcaaaatcaacaacaaaatcagcagcagcagcagcaacaacagcaacagtaTACGTCTAGCTTTGGTAGCTTGAACAGTTCACTGCCTGATCTACCAGCTTTCCAGAGCCATACATTCCCTTCCCATTTTAATCATCAATCGCTTCTGGGAAGCTTCTACAACAATAACAGTGGTTTAACGGGTCGTAACGGAATAAACACTTCCGCTAGTATGCTAGTGGAAGCAGCGCTCAATTCTGTGAGCAACATTATCAACGAGGCCGAGATGAACAACACCAACACTAACAACAACGAAAATCAAGATCTTCACATCGGAGGTATCGATGGAACGGGAGGATCTGCATCGAGCAACAATCTGCAGAACGATTCGTTCAACTCCAGCTGTAACAATAACGCAGTTGACGATTTGAAGCTGATGAAGTCGCACAACTTCCCGCTTCCCATGAACTCAATGTCTCAATTCTCATCAAATTCTCCAGACGATGCCAGCACGATTCAAGAACGCAGTGAAATAGAAGTGGTTCGACCGAAGTCACCTCGGGATAAGTTATCTAACTACGGTGACACAGACATAATGGGCTACGAAGGGCAGCAGCATCAACAGTCAACACCACAGTCGACTCCACACAAGCACAATCCAAGCGTTGAATCGGTACAGAGTACGTTGTCTCCAGAACATAACGACTTCAACTACTCAAACACCAGCACAAGCCAgcgacaacaacaacagcagcagtcCCAAATCGCAAATAATTCCCCAGCCCGTTCAAGCTCTCGTCAGATCTACGCAGAGCATGACCTCATTTCACCGGCTTCAACACCTTCCTTACCGAGATATGATTTCGGTTCCGACAACAACAATAGCTACGCCCGTAGACAGGAGAAAACCATTAGCTCTCTAGCGTTGGAGAACTTCGAAGCAAATCTCAAGAGCAACCACCACATGCAACACTTGTCGAGCGATGAAGATAGCAGCATCGTAATAGCGGAAAATTTGTCGGTGAACAGTGACACCAAAATGAAGATCACCAATCAATCGGCTACGGCCGACTTCATGGCTTCCAATTCCGGCAGCACTAGCAACAAATACGACACTGGACGAAACAACGCGTTAGGCTCCGAACTATCGACCGATTTGCGACTCAAGTACAACCACGAACCTAGTGTAGATCTTCCGGACTTCCGTCCCAGCGGCAGCATGAACGAAAACTCTGACTTCCAAGGCATTGACATGACCTCCCGAACGGGTCTTCCATCGAGCTATTCGCACAGCAACTTCCAAGTTCCCGGCACAGGATCTAATCCGAATTTCAATCGATATCACCACCACATCTACGACATCCTTAGCGATCGGGAGCAGCAACACcaacatcaacaacagcagcagcaagagTTTCAactgcaacaacaacaacagcagcagcaacaacaacagcaaatgCAGCACATGATCCAAGATCACATCGCTCAGGATTCAGAACCAGATCAACCAGCATCCGTCGATCTAAGCCGCACCTCCAACTACCTGATGCCATCGCCACCTTCACCGGCTATACCTTACTCCCACCCTCATCCGGACATGATCCGTATGGTATCACTCGATCTGAGCTCCAACAGTGGCAGCAATATGATTGTCGGTAACACCCCACATCATGTCCGGCATCCCTCGTTCCTATCCTCCCAGATCCAACACTCGAACCGAGATTCCTTGCCCGATCACCACCGGTTACTAGCGAGCGAACAGTTGGCAGCCACCAACCATCGACTCCTGGTCGATCCAGCAGCCCACCTGATCTTCGAACAGAACAACCGGCTGCTGGCGGAAACTCCCGGTCCAGCACCGCCACCCCCACGGCACGTCGTTTCCCCGCAGCGAGGTTTCGGAGCCTACCATCACCATCACCATCACCAGGTGGGATCCAGTAACTACCATCACCACTCGGTGAAGCAGAACCTGACCTCTCCGCCGCTGAATCAACACGCGGCCGCCGCAGCTGCTGCCGCTAACTATCATCCGTTTCCGTCATACTACTAA